The Corynebacterium simulans genome contains a region encoding:
- a CDS encoding DUF3817 domain-containing protein: MSFLRPARLHRVVAYLEMFTWAFLIFSMVLKYSGVTEALTPIAGGIHGFGFLCFIVVGVMVWINNKWSFGLGMLGLIVSVIPFAALPFALWADKHDKFLPHWRFSDSEQPHGLAEQLLAQVVRFPVRTLSVFVVIIALVFGVLLMLGPPVDVESTIESNI, from the coding sequence ATGTCTTTTTTACGCCCTGCTCGCCTGCACCGCGTCGTTGCCTACCTGGAGATGTTCACGTGGGCATTTCTTATTTTTTCTATGGTTCTGAAGTACTCCGGCGTGACGGAGGCTCTAACTCCTATCGCTGGCGGTATCCACGGTTTTGGTTTCCTCTGCTTCATCGTCGTGGGCGTCATGGTGTGGATCAATAACAAGTGGTCCTTTGGCCTGGGCATGTTGGGGCTTATCGTTTCGGTCATACCTTTTGCCGCACTCCCGTTTGCGCTATGGGCGGACAAGCACGATAAGTTCCTGCCGCATTGGCGCTTTAGCGATTCTGAGCAGCCGCACGGCCTTGCCGAGCAGCTTTTGGCCCAGGTAGTGCGCTTCCCAGTGCGCACTCTGAGCGTGTTCGTCGTAATCATTGCGCTGGTCTTTGGCGTTCTGCTGATGCTCGGGCCACCCGTCGATGTCGAATCCACTATCGAGTCGAACATCTAA